Below is a genomic region from Billgrantia tianxiuensis.
AGGCGTTGGCCGTCCTGGGTGATGACGCTGCCCATGGGACCCGAGGTGATTTGCGCGATCTCGAAGGGCAGCGTTCGGGACAGGGCGGAGATTTGATTGTCGACCGGCAAGGAGGTGCTGAAGCGCTGCTGGAAGCGTGTGAGCATCCGCTCTACCAGTTCCTGTTCCTGGCGCAGCAGGGCGCCTTCGAGCACGATACGCTGGTCCTGGACCTCGACCCGGACTCTATCGTCCAGCTCGCGATCGGCCAGCATCCTGCGCAGCTGTCGTTCGACGGCATCGGCGGTGGCCAGGACCAGCTTGCCTTCCGCGACCTGGGGAACCGGCGCGGGCTCCACTGTCGGTTGGGGAGACAAAGTGGCCCAGGTGCTGGTGGCAACGATGGCGGCGGCGCTGAGAAAACCGAGGAAGAAGGGCAGTGCGGAGCGCTTCGGCGCCGATGGTGCACTGGTGGTAGGCGATGGTGCCGGCGGCTCGGCCCTGGCTTCTTCTTCGTCGTCGCTGGCCAGGGCGTCGCGGCATCGACGACGGTCAGCCAGATGCCGTTGAGGGCGAAGGCCGTGTTGGGGCCTAGGGCGGCCAAGGCATCGCTGCGGTGGCCCTCGGCGTCGGTGATCTTGCCCTGGATGCCGGTGAGCGCCCAACCGTCCTGTCGCCACTCGAGGCGGCAGTGGTGTGGCTTGATGCCCGGGTCGAACAGTACGAGGTCGGCGTTCTCATCGGCACCGATCGACCACTGTTCGCCGATCAGTGGCAGGGCGGCGCCGCGATGCAGGCCGGTCAGCACGCGTAATTCGTACATGGTGTGGAGCCCTTGGTGATGATGGAGTGCTTTCCAGAGTGTTTGCGTCAACCGCTGAGTGGCTGTGCCGGCTGGAGCAGTTCCCGCTTTCATGTCATGTCAGCGAAATACGCCCCAGCACGTTGATTTGCGAGGTGCTCTGCAATTCGGAGAAGGACAGCACCGGCACATGGTTGAACTCGTCCTGCAGGAGGTTGCGCAGGATGCGGCGCAGATCCTGGGCGACCAGCAGGATCGGCTTGGGGGTGGCCAGCACGGGGAAGGCCTCGCGCAGCTGCTGCACCAGCAGGTGGCTGGCTTCCTGGGACAGCGCGAAGAAGGACTCGGTCTGGGTCTGGCGCAGGGAGTCGCGTAGCAACTCTTCGGCTTCCGGCGTCAGCAGCCATACGTGCAGGCCGGAAGGGGTGCCGTACTCGTGGCATATCTGCGCCTTGAGACTGATGCGGATGTAGTCGGTCAGGGCGCCGACATCCCGTTCGTACTGGCCATGCTCGATCAGGG
It encodes:
- a CDS encoding EscD/YscD/HrpQ family type III secretion system periplasmic domain-containing protein; this encodes MEPAPVPQVAEGKLVLATADAVERQLRRMLADRELDDRVRVEVQDQRIVLEGALLRQEQELVERMLTRFQQRFSTSLPVDNQISALSRTLPFEIAQITSGPMGSVITQDGQRLFVGDELDGLRLVAIDDHKVVFKGHQDYEVAW
- a CDS encoding FHIPEP family type III secretion protein gives rise to the protein MAPVAAVDLVIERLQRLFFATGPQFIGLQEAKAILGWIEMEQPELAQELQRVVPTPRFAAVLQRLAAESIPLRAIRPIAEALIEHGQYERDVGALTDYIRISLKAQICHEYGTPSGLHVWLLTPEAEELLRDSLRQTQTESFFALSQEASHLLVQQLREAFPVLATPKPILLVAQDLRRILRNLLQDEFNHVPVLSFSELQSTSQINVLGRISLT